From the Daucus carota subsp. sativus chromosome 8, DH1 v3.0, whole genome shotgun sequence genome, one window contains:
- the LOC108199012 gene encoding ethylene-responsive transcription factor ERF017, with protein sequence MDINVTRESSGQAGHDQQVKYTGVRLRKWGKYVSEIRLPNSRERIWLGSYDSAVEAARAFDAAQFCLRGPSAKFNFPDNPPDIPGGRSLTPGQIQVEAARFAHSAPPQCSANNPQAEAHQAEAPSNTGQVGVENSLLDEFRTMSWETESVSEFGYFQGFDDFENELLLSGPNYGMDEVEETGDDSFTTHGSFLWNF encoded by the coding sequence ATGGATATAAATGTGACACGTGAATCTAGTGGCCAAGCTGGTCATGACCAGCAGGTCAAGTACACCGGCGTGCGGCTGAGGAAGTGGGGAAAGTATGTTTCCGAAATTCGGCTGCCGAATAGCCGGGAGAGAATATGGCTCGGCTCCTATGATTCGGCTGTGGAGGCGGCTAGGGCCTTCGACGCGGCTCAGTTCTGTCTTCGGGGACCATCTGCCAAATTCAATTTTCCTGACAACCCGCCGGACATTCCAGGCGGGAGGTCACTCACTCCTGGTCAGATACAAGTCGAGGCTGCTCGGTTCGCGCATTCTGCACCCCCTCAGTGTTCTGCAAATAATCCTCAGGCTGAAGCACATCAGGCGGAAGCCCCGTCGAATACGGGTCAAGTAGGTGTGGAGAACTCATTGCTGGATGAGTTTCGGACCATGAGTTGGGAGACTGAAAGTGTATCTGAGTTCGGTTACTTCCAGGGTTTTGATGATTTTGAGAATGAGTTGCTTTTGTCGGGTCCTAATTATGGGATGGACGAGGTTGAAGAGACTGGTGATGACTCTTTTACCACACATGGCTCATTCCTCTGGAACTTCTAA
- the LOC108200016 gene encoding oligouridylate-binding protein 1 isoform X1, translating to MQYQQRLKQQQALMQQSLYHPGLLAPPQIEPILSGNLPPGFDPSTCRSVYVGNVHSQVTEPLLQEVFSSTGPLESCKLIRKEKSSYGFVDYFDRRSAALAIVSLNGRHLFGQPIKVNWAYASTQRADTSGHFNIFVGDLSPEITDATLFACFSVYSSCSDARVMWDQKTGRSRGFGFVSFQNQQDAQNAINELNGKWLGSRQIRCNWAAKGAGADDKQNSDAKSVVELTNGTSEDGQEKIDDAPENNPLYTTVYVGNLGPEVTSVDLHRHFHAFNAGVIEDVRVQRDKGFGFVRYSNHAEAARAIQIGNARILFGKPIKCSWGSKPTPPGASSTPLPPPSAAVASGFSAADLAAYERQLALARMGGAQALMHQQVQRMGAAGQAMYDGGYPGIASTQPPMYFQ from the exons ATGCAGTATCAGCAGAGGTTGAAGCAGCAGCAAGCTCTGATGCAACAATCCCTTTATCATCCTGGCCTTTTAGCCCCACCCCAG ATAGAGCCTATATTGAGTGGTAACTTGCCTCCTGGGTTTGATCCAAGTACATGCCGCAGTGT TTATGTTGGAAATGTTCACTCACAAGTCACAGAACCTCTTCTACAAGAGGTTTTTTCTAGCACTGGTCCCCTGGAAAGCTGCAAGCTTATTCGTAAAGAAAAA TCATCCTATGGCTTTGTGGACTACTTTGATCGTAGATCAGCTGCTCTTGCCATTGTTTCTCTCAACGGAAGGCACTT GTTTGGACAACCTATCAAGGTTAACTGGGCATACGCAAGTACTCAGAGAGCAGACACATCAG GTCACTTCAACATTTTTGTGGGTGATCTGAGCCCTGAAATCACAGATGCCACTCTATTTGCTTGCTTTTCTGTTTATAGTAGTTGCTC AGATGCAAGAGTGATGTGGGATCAGAAAACTGGGCGTTCAAGAGGATTTGGGTTCGTTTCTTTCCAGAATCAACAG GATGCTCAAAATGCAATAAATGAATTGAATG GTAAGTGGCTTGGAAGCAGACAGATTCGTTGCAACTGGGCTGCAAAGGGTGCAGGAGCTGATGACAAACAGAACTCAGATGCCAAGAGTGTCGTTGAACTAACAAATGGAACATCTG AAGATGGTCAAGAGAAGATCGATGATGCCCCAGAGAATAATCCTCTGTATACAACTGTATATGTTGGCAATCTTGGTCCTGAG GTTACTTCTGTAGATCTTCACAGGCATTTCCATGCATTTAATGCCGGAGTAATTGAAGATGTTCGTGTTCAACGAGATAAAGGTTTTGGTTTTGTGAGATACAGTAACCATGCCGAAGCGGCTCGCGCTATTCAGATTGGGAATGCTAGGATACTTTTTGGCAAACCAATAAAG TGCTCGTGGGGTAGTAAGCCAACACCCCCTGGGGCTAGCTCCACTCCTCTACCCCCTCCAAGTGCTGCAGTTGCCTCGGGATTTTCAGCAGCTGATCTTGCCGCATATGAAAGGCAGCTCGCTTTAGCTAGGATGGGTGGTGCACAAGCGCTGATGCACCAACAGGTCCAGCGTATGGGTGCCGCTGGTCAGGCTATGTATGATGGTGGGTACCCAGGCATTGCTTCTACTCAGCCACCTATGTACTTCCAGTAA
- the LOC108200016 gene encoding oligouridylate-binding protein 1 isoform X2, which produces MQYQQRLKQQQALMQQSLYHPGLLAPPQIEPILSGNLPPGFDPSTCRSVYVGNVHSQVTEPLLQEVFSSTGPLESCKLIRKEKSSYGFVDYFDRRSAALAIVSLNGRHLFGQPIKVNWAYASTQRADTSGHFNIFVGDLSPEITDATLFACFSVYSSCSDARVMWDQKTGRSRGFGFVSFQNQQDAQNAINELNGKWLGSRQIRCNWAAKGAGADDKQNSDAKSVVELTNGTSDGQEKIDDAPENNPLYTTVYVGNLGPEVTSVDLHRHFHAFNAGVIEDVRVQRDKGFGFVRYSNHAEAARAIQIGNARILFGKPIKCSWGSKPTPPGASSTPLPPPSAAVASGFSAADLAAYERQLALARMGGAQALMHQQVQRMGAAGQAMYDGGYPGIASTQPPMYFQ; this is translated from the exons ATGCAGTATCAGCAGAGGTTGAAGCAGCAGCAAGCTCTGATGCAACAATCCCTTTATCATCCTGGCCTTTTAGCCCCACCCCAG ATAGAGCCTATATTGAGTGGTAACTTGCCTCCTGGGTTTGATCCAAGTACATGCCGCAGTGT TTATGTTGGAAATGTTCACTCACAAGTCACAGAACCTCTTCTACAAGAGGTTTTTTCTAGCACTGGTCCCCTGGAAAGCTGCAAGCTTATTCGTAAAGAAAAA TCATCCTATGGCTTTGTGGACTACTTTGATCGTAGATCAGCTGCTCTTGCCATTGTTTCTCTCAACGGAAGGCACTT GTTTGGACAACCTATCAAGGTTAACTGGGCATACGCAAGTACTCAGAGAGCAGACACATCAG GTCACTTCAACATTTTTGTGGGTGATCTGAGCCCTGAAATCACAGATGCCACTCTATTTGCTTGCTTTTCTGTTTATAGTAGTTGCTC AGATGCAAGAGTGATGTGGGATCAGAAAACTGGGCGTTCAAGAGGATTTGGGTTCGTTTCTTTCCAGAATCAACAG GATGCTCAAAATGCAATAAATGAATTGAATG GTAAGTGGCTTGGAAGCAGACAGATTCGTTGCAACTGGGCTGCAAAGGGTGCAGGAGCTGATGACAAACAGAACTCAGATGCCAAGAGTGTCGTTGAACTAACAAATGGAACATCTG ATGGTCAAGAGAAGATCGATGATGCCCCAGAGAATAATCCTCTGTATACAACTGTATATGTTGGCAATCTTGGTCCTGAG GTTACTTCTGTAGATCTTCACAGGCATTTCCATGCATTTAATGCCGGAGTAATTGAAGATGTTCGTGTTCAACGAGATAAAGGTTTTGGTTTTGTGAGATACAGTAACCATGCCGAAGCGGCTCGCGCTATTCAGATTGGGAATGCTAGGATACTTTTTGGCAAACCAATAAAG TGCTCGTGGGGTAGTAAGCCAACACCCCCTGGGGCTAGCTCCACTCCTCTACCCCCTCCAAGTGCTGCAGTTGCCTCGGGATTTTCAGCAGCTGATCTTGCCGCATATGAAAGGCAGCTCGCTTTAGCTAGGATGGGTGGTGCACAAGCGCTGATGCACCAACAGGTCCAGCGTATGGGTGCCGCTGGTCAGGCTATGTATGATGGTGGGTACCCAGGCATTGCTTCTACTCAGCCACCTATGTACTTCCAGTAA